The proteins below come from a single Streptomyces sp. M92 genomic window:
- a CDS encoding GNAT family N-acetyltransferase yields the protein MPYLTSPVLPPGTLSRTPQPTLPTGDGLLLRPWRTADAPAVHAAFQDPVMHRWHIRAADSEEEVRGWIAEWQRGWEQERNVQWAVVDAAGDRLLGRVALRQVELGDGVAEVAYWTTAAARGRGVAARATRTLARWALDDIGFQRLELSHAVANEASCRVAAKAGFALEGTKRSALLHADGWHDMHLHARIRGD from the coding sequence ATGCCCTACCTGACGAGCCCGGTCCTGCCCCCGGGCACCCTCTCCCGCACCCCGCAGCCCACGCTCCCCACCGGCGACGGGCTGCTGCTGCGCCCGTGGCGCACGGCGGACGCACCCGCCGTCCACGCCGCCTTCCAGGACCCGGTGATGCACCGGTGGCACATCCGCGCCGCCGACTCCGAGGAGGAGGTGCGCGGCTGGATCGCCGAGTGGCAGCGGGGCTGGGAGCAGGAGCGGAACGTCCAGTGGGCCGTCGTCGACGCGGCCGGCGACCGCCTCCTCGGCCGGGTGGCGCTGCGGCAGGTGGAGCTGGGCGACGGGGTCGCCGAGGTCGCCTACTGGACCACGGCGGCGGCCCGCGGCCGGGGCGTCGCCGCCCGTGCCACGCGGACGCTGGCCCGCTGGGCCCTGGACGACATCGGCTTCCAGCGTCTGGAACTGTCCCACGCGGTCGCCAACGAGGCCTCCTGCCGGGTCGCCGCCAAGGCGGGCTTCGCCCTGGAGGGCACCAAGCGCAGCGCCCTGCTGCACGCCGACGGCTGGCACGACATGCACCTGCACGCGCGGATACGCGGCGACTGA
- a CDS encoding DUF742 domain-containing protein, with protein MTPPQRQRRSPGQRPPAPLPALGPAKEGESHNPERLFVIGGDDAGERADIDLVTLIVARAEPPVSATPEQAAVLRLCVAPLSAAELSAYLSLPFSVLTVLLTDLLAKELVQARAPIVRQKVADRNLLEAVMHGLQRL; from the coding sequence ATGACTCCTCCCCAGCGCCAGCGGCGATCCCCCGGGCAGCGGCCCCCCGCCCCGTTACCCGCCTTGGGCCCGGCCAAGGAGGGCGAGAGCCACAACCCCGAGCGGCTGTTCGTCATCGGCGGCGACGACGCCGGTGAGCGGGCCGACATCGACCTGGTGACGCTGATCGTGGCCCGCGCCGAGCCGCCGGTGTCCGCCACCCCGGAACAGGCGGCCGTGCTGCGGCTGTGCGTCGCGCCCCTGTCCGCGGCCGAGCTGTCGGCCTACCTGAGCCTGCCGTTCAGCGTGCTGACCGTGCTGCTCACCGACCTGCTGGCGAAGGAACTGGTGCAGGCCCGCGCCCCGATCGTCCGCCAGAAGGTCGCCGACCGAAACCTCCTCGAAGCGGTGATGCATGGACTTCAACGACTCTGA
- a CDS encoding RluA family pseudouridine synthase, with protein MRRRTAPPPSPLAQRDGVDAVRVRLPAGGAWATVREHLTERLSGAGPGMVDGMFESGLIVGADGRPVPGDAPYEGGMYVWFHRELPAEVPVPFPLETVYRDEHIVVVDKPHFLATTPRGGHVAETALARLRRELEVPSLGAAHRLDRLTAGLVLFTVRPEERGAYQGLFRDRLVRKAYEAVAPYDPALALPRTVRSRIVKERGVLAAREVEGEPNAVSRVELIDHRPAGGPGLGRYRLVPRTGQTHQLRVHMNALGLPILGDPLYPEVAPPVPAGDFRRPLQLLARELAFTDPVTGREHVFRSARSLGAWTAYDDWAAYDAGPGRQ; from the coding sequence ATGAGACGCCGCACCGCTCCCCCGCCCTCACCCCTTGCCCAGCGCGACGGGGTCGACGCGGTGCGGGTGCGGCTGCCCGCGGGCGGGGCGTGGGCCACGGTGCGGGAACACCTGACGGAGCGGCTGTCCGGCGCCGGGCCGGGGATGGTCGACGGCATGTTCGAGAGCGGGCTGATCGTGGGCGCGGACGGGCGGCCGGTGCCGGGCGACGCCCCCTACGAGGGCGGGATGTACGTGTGGTTCCACCGGGAGCTGCCCGCCGAGGTGCCGGTGCCGTTCCCGCTGGAGACCGTGTACCGCGACGAGCACATCGTCGTCGTCGACAAGCCGCACTTCCTGGCCACCACCCCGCGCGGCGGCCACGTCGCCGAGACCGCGCTCGCCCGGCTCCGCCGCGAGCTGGAGGTCCCGTCCCTCGGCGCCGCGCACCGCCTGGACCGGCTCACCGCGGGACTGGTCCTGTTCACGGTGCGCCCCGAGGAGCGCGGCGCGTACCAGGGCCTGTTCCGCGACCGGCTGGTGCGCAAGGCGTACGAGGCCGTCGCCCCGTACGACCCCGCGCTCGCCCTGCCCCGGACCGTACGCAGCCGGATCGTGAAGGAACGCGGTGTCCTGGCCGCCCGGGAGGTCGAGGGCGAGCCGAACGCGGTGAGCCGCGTGGAGCTGATCGACCACCGCCCGGCCGGCGGCCCCGGGCTGGGCCGGTACCGGCTGGTGCCCCGCACCGGTCAGACCCACCAGCTGCGCGTCCACATGAACGCGCTCGGCCTGCCGATCCTCGGCGACCCCCTCTACCCCGAGGTCGCGCCGCCCGTGCCGGCCGGCGACTTCCGGCGCCCGCTGCAACTGCTGGCACGGGAGCTGGCGTTCACCGATCCGGTCACCGGGCGGGAGCACGTGTTCCGCAGCGCCCGGTCCCTGGGCGCCTGGACGGCGTACGACGACTGGGCGGCGTACGACGCCGGGCCAGGGCGTCAGTAG
- a CDS encoding cytochrome P450: protein MTPERHAPTSTGDPLLEPPPGCPAHGLVPGSPGPGSLGPGGLHRLHEAEDLEELYERLREQHGPVAPALLHDDVPVWVVLGHAENLHMVSTPAQFCRDSRIWTPLNEGMVKPDHPLMPHIAWQPICSHAEGEEHKRLRGAVTSAMSDINYRELRRHIKRYTQRLVNRFCEEGRADLVGQFAEHLPMGVMCHLLGMPEAYNDRMVEAARDALKGTETALASHAHLMDVLGRLAAERRARPGDDIAGRLVSHPAGLTDDEVREHLRLVLLAAYEATVNLISNVLRVVLTHPGFRAQLSGGQMPVFEAVEQSLWDEPPFSTVFAYFAKQDTELGGQRIRAGDGLLLGIAPGNVDPRIRPDLEASMQGNRAHLAFGGGPHECPGQDIGRAIADAGIDALLMRLPDVQLACDEDDLTWRSSIASRHLVELPVRFEPKAQQDIRSQPSHAPGAGERTDWHIGMPRREERPEPEAPARPPEPVSFTAAQPQPGPAPQPPRPRGAWQRFLLWWRGY from the coding sequence GTGACGCCTGAACGCCACGCCCCCACCTCCACGGGCGACCCCCTGCTCGAACCACCGCCCGGCTGCCCCGCGCACGGCCTCGTACCGGGCAGCCCCGGGCCGGGCAGCCTCGGACCGGGCGGACTGCACCGGCTGCACGAGGCGGAGGACCTGGAGGAGCTGTACGAGAGGCTGCGCGAGCAGCACGGGCCGGTGGCCCCGGCGCTGCTCCACGACGACGTACCGGTGTGGGTGGTCCTCGGGCACGCCGAGAACCTGCACATGGTGAGCACGCCCGCCCAGTTCTGCCGTGACAGCCGCATCTGGACCCCGCTCAACGAGGGCATGGTCAAGCCCGACCACCCGCTCATGCCGCACATCGCCTGGCAGCCCATCTGCTCGCACGCCGAGGGCGAGGAGCACAAGCGGCTGCGCGGCGCGGTCACCAGCGCCATGTCCGACATCAACTACCGGGAGCTGCGCCGCCACATCAAGCGGTACACCCAGCGCCTCGTCAACAGGTTCTGCGAGGAGGGCCGCGCCGACCTGGTCGGCCAGTTCGCCGAGCACCTGCCGATGGGTGTGATGTGCCACCTCCTCGGCATGCCGGAGGCGTACAACGACCGGATGGTCGAGGCGGCGCGGGACGCCCTCAAGGGCACCGAGACCGCGCTCGCCAGCCACGCCCACCTCATGGACGTCCTGGGCCGGCTCGCCGCCGAGCGCCGGGCCCGCCCCGGGGACGACATCGCCGGCCGGCTCGTCAGCCACCCGGCGGGGCTCACCGACGACGAGGTGAGGGAGCACCTGCGGCTGGTGCTCCTCGCGGCGTACGAGGCGACCGTCAACCTCATCAGCAACGTACTGCGCGTGGTTCTCACCCACCCGGGCTTCCGCGCCCAGCTCAGCGGTGGGCAGATGCCGGTGTTCGAGGCGGTCGAGCAGTCCCTGTGGGACGAGCCGCCGTTCAGCACCGTCTTCGCCTACTTCGCCAAGCAGGACACCGAGCTGGGCGGGCAGCGCATCCGCGCGGGCGACGGACTGCTGCTGGGCATCGCGCCCGGCAACGTCGACCCGCGCATCCGCCCCGACCTGGAGGCGAGCATGCAGGGCAACCGCGCCCACCTCGCCTTCGGCGGCGGACCGCACGAATGCCCCGGCCAGGACATCGGGCGGGCCATCGCCGACGCCGGCATCGACGCGCTGCTCATGCGGCTGCCCGACGTCCAGCTCGCCTGCGACGAGGACGACCTGACATGGCGGTCGTCCATCGCGTCACGGCACCTGGTGGAGCTGCCGGTGCGGTTCGAGCCCAAGGCACAGCAGGACATCAGGTCGCAGCCGAGTCACGCCCCGGGCGCCGGGGAGCGGACCGACTGGCACATCGGCATGCCCCGCCGGGAGGAGCGCCCCGAACCCGAGGCCCCCGCGCGGCCGCCGGAGCCCGTCTCGTTCACGGCCGCGCAGCCCCAGCCGGGACCGGCGCCACAACCGCCCCGTCCGCGCGGTGCCTGGCAGCGCTTCCTGCTCTGGTGGCGCGGCTACTGA
- a CDS encoding sensor histidine kinase → MVSVDSPPGRRELPYARTLLLPAILMAAATGAAVALVTEPARLAVGLCGALATLLVSLAGAEVVRRGREMRVMREEHARSSAYLERRAASHYDEMVRLGGEVIPNALDFMRRGHTPAEVMRRIGELDPSYAELGEPQRKLIRMVCQMVDHEDSMRESAERSFVDIARRVQAIVHQQNKELREMEEDHGRNPEVFDDLLRIDHGTALIGRLADSISVIGGGRPGRQWPEPVALYSVLRGAMSRILQYGRINLASIAKVNIKGTAVEPVIHAAAELLDNATRYSPPGAKVHVTATEVQSGVCIEIEDAGVSLSEESRARIEGLLEDAKRGTDVQDLAQHPRLGLSVVGRLCTQFGMDVALRASAYGGVRAILIVPSKMMTTEPGVGLAHGIGATSIPTPGPDALPGPERKPKKRRPTSPRIPAGVSFEDDVPEVTEWTAGGLPQRRSRVKMPLSQRLAEQAKWEREDAEREARLAAERARNGVPAPAPEPEPEKTEELPPGHWIGAFWEGLKQYPGITQAHQQTSSSEPAHAPADDEGNLK, encoded by the coding sequence ATGGTGAGTGTTGATTCCCCTCCAGGGCGCCGCGAACTTCCCTACGCGCGCACGCTGTTGCTGCCGGCCATACTGATGGCCGCGGCCACCGGGGCCGCCGTCGCCCTCGTGACGGAACCGGCCCGGCTCGCCGTCGGCCTGTGCGGCGCCCTCGCCACCCTGCTGGTGAGCCTCGCGGGCGCCGAAGTGGTGCGCCGCGGCCGTGAGATGCGGGTGATGCGCGAAGAGCACGCCCGCAGCAGCGCGTATCTGGAACGCCGGGCCGCGAGCCACTACGACGAGATGGTCCGGCTCGGCGGCGAAGTCATCCCCAACGCGCTGGACTTCATGCGCCGGGGCCACACGCCCGCCGAGGTGATGCGCCGCATCGGTGAGCTGGACCCCTCCTACGCCGAACTCGGCGAGCCCCAGCGCAAGCTGATCCGCATGGTCTGCCAGATGGTCGACCACGAGGACTCCATGCGGGAGTCCGCCGAGCGCTCCTTCGTCGACATCGCCCGCCGCGTCCAGGCCATCGTCCACCAGCAGAACAAGGAACTCCGCGAGATGGAGGAGGACCACGGGCGCAACCCCGAGGTCTTCGACGACCTGCTGCGCATCGACCACGGCACCGCGCTGATCGGCCGCCTCGCCGACTCGATCTCCGTCATCGGTGGCGGCCGCCCCGGACGGCAGTGGCCCGAACCGGTCGCCCTCTACAGCGTGCTGCGCGGCGCGATGTCCCGCATCCTGCAGTACGGCCGGATCAACCTGGCCTCCATCGCCAAGGTCAACATCAAGGGAACCGCCGTCGAGCCGGTCATCCACGCCGCGGCGGAACTCCTCGACAACGCCACCCGCTACTCGCCGCCCGGCGCCAAGGTGCACGTCACCGCGACCGAGGTGCAGAGCGGCGTCTGCATCGAGATCGAGGACGCCGGCGTCAGCCTCAGCGAGGAGTCCCGCGCCCGCATCGAGGGCCTGCTGGAGGACGCCAAGCGCGGCACCGACGTGCAGGACCTCGCCCAGCACCCGCGCCTGGGCCTGTCCGTGGTCGGCCGGCTGTGCACCCAGTTCGGCATGGACGTCGCGCTGCGCGCCTCGGCGTACGGCGGGGTCCGGGCCATCCTCATCGTGCCCAGCAAGATGATGACCACCGAGCCCGGCGTCGGCCTCGCCCACGGCATCGGCGCCACCTCCATCCCCACCCCGGGCCCGGACGCCCTCCCCGGCCCCGAGCGCAAGCCCAAGAAGCGCCGCCCCACCAGCCCCCGCATCCCGGCGGGCGTCTCCTTCGAGGACGACGTGCCGGAGGTCACCGAGTGGACGGCGGGCGGCCTCCCGCAGCGCCGCAGCCGGGTCAAGATGCCGCTCAGCCAGCGCCTGGCCGAACAGGCGAAGTGGGAGCGGGAGGACGCCGAGCGCGAGGCCCGCCTCGCCGCCGAGCGGGCCCGCAACGGCGTCCCGGCGCCCGCCCCGGAACCCGAACCGGAGAAGACCGAGGAACTCCCGCCGGGCCACTGGATCGGCGCCTTCTGGGAGGGCCTCAAGCAGTACCCGGGCATCACCCAGGCCCACCAGCAGACCAGCAGCAGTGAGCCGGCCCACGCCCCGGCCGACGACGAGGGGAACCTCAAGTGA
- the tatA gene encoding Sec-independent protein translocase subunit TatA produces the protein MFGRLGAPEIILILVVIILLFGAKKLPDMARSLGKSARILKSEAKAMKSESKSDDSAPADPPGPEQSAAKRTIQAAPGDVTSSRPVTEPTDTTKR, from the coding sequence ATGTTCGGAAGGCTCGGCGCCCCCGAGATCATTCTCATCCTCGTCGTCATCATCCTGCTGTTCGGCGCGAAGAAGCTTCCGGACATGGCGCGCTCGCTGGGCAAGTCCGCCCGCATCCTCAAGAGCGAGGCCAAGGCGATGAAGAGCGAGAGCAAGTCCGACGACTCCGCTCCGGCCGATCCGCCGGGCCCCGAGCAGTCCGCGGCGAAGCGCACCATCCAGGCCGCCCCCGGCGACGTGACCAGCTCCCGGCCGGTCACCGAGCCGACGGACACGACCAAGCGCTGA
- a CDS encoding GTP-binding protein has translation MDFNDSDTIPGPRTEDRLPHTAEAAVKIVIVGGFGVGKTTMVGSVSEIRPLTTEETMTQAGIGVDDNYGSASKTATTVAMDFGRISITDELVLYLFGTPGQERFWFLWNGLFEGALGAVVLVDTRRLEVSFDVMGRLEERGVPFVVAVNSFPDAPRYPMAELRTALDLSEEIPILDCDVRRRASSRDVLLTLMRFLHSLAMKGALT, from the coding sequence ATGGACTTCAACGACTCTGACACGATCCCGGGCCCACGGACGGAGGACCGGCTGCCGCACACGGCCGAGGCCGCCGTGAAGATCGTCATCGTGGGCGGCTTCGGGGTGGGCAAGACCACCATGGTCGGCTCGGTCAGCGAGATCAGACCGCTGACCACCGAGGAGACGATGACCCAGGCCGGCATCGGCGTCGACGACAACTACGGCTCCGCCTCCAAGACCGCCACCACGGTGGCCATGGACTTCGGCCGCATCAGCATCACCGACGAACTGGTGCTGTACCTCTTCGGCACGCCCGGACAGGAGCGCTTCTGGTTCCTGTGGAACGGGCTGTTCGAGGGGGCCCTCGGCGCGGTCGTCCTCGTCGACACCCGGCGCCTGGAGGTCAGCTTCGACGTCATGGGCCGGCTGGAGGAGCGCGGCGTGCCCTTCGTGGTCGCCGTCAACTCCTTCCCGGACGCGCCCCGCTACCCCATGGCGGAGCTGCGGACCGCGCTCGACCTGTCCGAGGAGATCCCCATCCTCGACTGCGACGTACGGCGCCGCGCCTCCAGCCGGGACGTCCTGCTGACCCTGATGCGCTTCCTGCACTCCCTCGCCATGAAGGGCGCGCTCACCTGA
- a CDS encoding DEAD/DEAH box helicase: MIVLLSVRPGTLESTMTEDLSPAERYAAARRRAVEQATALASFREMYDFGLDPFQIEACQALETGKGVLVAAPTGSGKTIVGEFAVHLALQQGKKCFYTTPIKALSNQKYADLCRRYGADKVGLLTGDNSVNSDAPVVVMTTEVLRNMLYAGSQTLLGLGYVVMDEVHYLSDRFRGAVWEEVIIHLPESVTLVSLSATVSNAEEFGDWLDTVRGDTQVIVSEHRPVPLFQHVLAGRRMYDLFEEGEGHKRAVNPDLTRMARLEASRPSYQDRRRGRHMREADRERERRQRSRMWTPGRPEVIERLDAEGLLPAITFIFSRAACEAAVQQCLYAGLRLNDEEARHKVRALVEERTASIPTEDLHVLGYYEWLEGLERGIAAHHAGMLPTFKEVVEELFVRGLVKAVFATETLALGINMPARSVVLEKLVKWNGEQHADITPGEYTQLTGRAGRRGIDVEGHAVVLWQRGMNPEHLAGLAGTRTYPLRSSFRPSYNMAVNLVEQFGRHRSRELLETSFAQFQADKSVVGISRQVQRNEEGLEGYKASMTCHLGDFEEYARLRRELKDRENELARQGANQRRAEAAVALEKLKPGDVIHVPTGKYAGLALVLDPGLPAGRSNGHRGFEHHDGPRPLVLTAERQVKRLASMDFPVPVEALERMRIPKSFNPRSPQSRRDLASALRTKAGHIPPERARKKRAQAADDREIARLRKALRAHPCHGCEDREDHARWAERYHRLLRDTSQLERRIEGRTNTIARTFDRIVALLTEMDYLRGDEVTEHGKRLARLYGELDLLASECLREGVWEGLSPAELAACVSALVYESRVADDAMAPKVPSGKAKAALGETVRIWGRLDALEEEFRIRQTEGVGQREPDLGFAWAAYMWASGKGLDEVLREAEMPAGDFVRWCKQVIDVLGQVAAAAPGEGSTVPKNARKAVDGLLRGVVAYSSVG, encoded by the coding sequence ATGATCGTCCTGTTGTCAGTGCGGCCCGGTACGCTCGAAAGCACGATGACAGAGGATCTCTCCCCGGCCGAGCGGTATGCGGCAGCGCGGCGACGCGCTGTCGAGCAGGCCACCGCGCTCGCCTCGTTCCGCGAGATGTACGACTTCGGCCTCGACCCCTTCCAGATCGAGGCCTGCCAGGCACTCGAGACCGGCAAGGGCGTGCTGGTGGCCGCGCCCACCGGTTCGGGCAAGACGATCGTCGGCGAGTTCGCCGTCCACCTCGCCCTCCAGCAGGGCAAGAAGTGCTTCTACACGACGCCCATCAAGGCGCTGTCGAACCAGAAGTACGCCGACCTGTGCCGCCGCTACGGCGCGGACAAGGTGGGCCTGCTCACCGGCGACAACAGCGTGAACTCCGACGCCCCGGTGGTCGTGATGACCACCGAGGTGCTGCGGAACATGCTGTACGCGGGCTCGCAGACCCTCCTGGGCCTCGGGTACGTGGTCATGGACGAGGTGCACTACCTCTCCGACCGCTTCCGCGGCGCCGTCTGGGAGGAAGTGATCATCCACCTCCCCGAGTCCGTGACCCTGGTGTCACTCTCGGCCACCGTGTCCAACGCGGAGGAGTTCGGCGACTGGCTCGACACCGTGCGCGGCGACACCCAGGTGATCGTCTCCGAGCACCGGCCCGTGCCGCTGTTCCAGCACGTGCTGGCCGGGCGCCGGATGTACGACCTGTTCGAGGAGGGCGAGGGTCACAAGAGGGCCGTCAACCCGGACCTGACGCGCATGGCCCGCCTGGAGGCCAGCCGCCCCTCGTACCAGGACCGGCGGCGCGGCCGGCACATGCGGGAGGCCGACCGCGAGCGGGAGCGCAGACAGCGCTCGCGCATGTGGACGCCCGGCCGGCCCGAGGTCATAGAGCGGCTCGACGCCGAGGGACTGCTGCCCGCGATCACCTTCATCTTCAGCCGGGCCGCCTGCGAGGCCGCCGTGCAGCAGTGCCTGTACGCCGGGCTGCGGCTCAACGACGAGGAGGCGCGGCACAAGGTCCGCGCCCTGGTCGAGGAGCGCACCGCCTCCATCCCCACCGAGGACCTGCACGTCCTCGGGTACTACGAGTGGCTGGAGGGCCTGGAGCGGGGCATCGCCGCCCACCACGCGGGCATGCTGCCGACCTTCAAGGAGGTCGTCGAGGAGCTCTTCGTCCGCGGGCTGGTCAAGGCCGTCTTCGCCACCGAGACCCTCGCCCTCGGCATCAACATGCCCGCCCGCTCGGTGGTGCTGGAGAAGCTCGTCAAGTGGAACGGCGAGCAGCACGCCGACATCACCCCCGGCGAGTACACCCAGCTCACCGGCCGGGCCGGCCGGCGCGGCATCGACGTCGAGGGCCACGCGGTGGTGCTGTGGCAGCGCGGCATGAACCCCGAACACCTCGCGGGGCTCGCCGGCACCCGGACGTACCCGCTGCGCTCCAGCTTCCGGCCGTCGTACAACATGGCGGTCAACCTGGTCGAGCAGTTCGGCCGGCACCGCTCGCGGGAGCTGCTGGAGACCTCCTTCGCGCAGTTCCAGGCGGACAAGTCGGTCGTCGGCATCTCCCGGCAGGTGCAGCGCAACGAGGAGGGGCTGGAGGGCTACAAGGCCTCCATGACCTGCCACCTCGGGGACTTCGAGGAGTACGCGCGGCTGCGCCGCGAGCTGAAGGACCGGGAGAACGAACTGGCCCGGCAGGGCGCCAACCAGCGGCGCGCCGAGGCCGCCGTGGCGCTGGAGAAGCTGAAGCCGGGCGACGTCATCCACGTGCCGACCGGCAAGTACGCGGGCCTCGCCCTGGTGCTGGACCCGGGCCTGCCCGCCGGGCGGTCCAACGGCCACCGCGGCTTCGAGCACCACGACGGGCCCCGCCCGCTGGTGCTCACCGCCGAGCGGCAGGTCAAGCGGCTCGCGTCGATGGACTTCCCGGTGCCGGTCGAGGCCCTGGAGCGGATGCGCATCCCGAAGTCCTTCAACCCGCGCTCGCCCCAGTCCCGCCGCGACCTCGCCTCCGCGCTGCGGACCAAGGCCGGGCACATCCCGCCGGAGCGGGCCCGCAAGAAGCGCGCCCAGGCCGCCGACGACCGGGAGATCGCCCGGCTGCGCAAGGCGCTGCGCGCGCACCCCTGCCACGGCTGCGAGGACCGCGAGGACCACGCCCGCTGGGCCGAGCGCTACCACCGGCTGCTGCGCGACACCTCGCAGCTGGAGCGGCGCATCGAGGGCCGGACGAACACCATCGCCCGCACCTTCGACCGGATCGTGGCGCTGCTGACGGAGATGGACTACCTGCGCGGCGACGAGGTCACCGAGCACGGCAAGCGCCTCGCGCGGCTCTACGGCGAGCTGGACCTGCTGGCCAGCGAGTGCCTGCGCGAGGGCGTCTGGGAGGGCCTGTCCCCGGCCGAGCTCGCCGCCTGCGTCTCGGCGCTGGTCTACGAGTCCCGGGTCGCCGACGACGCGATGGCCCCCAAGGTGCCCTCGGGCAAGGCCAAGGCCGCGCTCGGCGAGACCGTCCGCATCTGGGGCCGGCTCGACGCCCTGGAGGAGGAGTTCCGGATCCGCCAGACCGAGGGCGTCGGCCAGCGCGAGCCCGACCTCGGCTTCGCCTGGGCCGCGTACATGTGGGCCTCCGGCAAGGGCCTCGACGAGGTGCTGCGCGAGGCGGAGATGCCGGCCGGCGACTTCGTGCGCTGGTGCAAGCAGGTCATCGACGTCCTCGGCCAGGTCGCGGCCGCCGCGCCGGGGGAGGGGTCGACGGTCCCGAAGAACGCGCGCAAGGCGGTCGACGGGCTGCTGCGCGGAGTGGTCGCCTACTCGTCGGTGGGCTAG
- the tatC gene encoding twin-arginine translocase subunit TatC, whose amino-acid sequence MLKSARNKERDPEGRMPLAEHLRELRNRLAKSLLAIVAVTIVAAFFYEEIINVLTEPILESIGCEKSFAELARSEAGSEPCAQITLNGLLGPFTLALKVSLTAGIVLASPVWLYQLWAFVAPGLHKSEKKYAYAFVATGAPLFLIGAYFAYAVLPTSAKVLIEFTPSNVDNLLPLDELLDLVTRMVIVFGLSFELPLLLVMLNLTGVLTGKRMLGWWRAMIMGITLFAAIATPSTDPLTMVMLAGPIWVLYFAAVSISLLNDRRRSRREALEPDDDEASELDLTPEDIGEIEPVTTARALPEQATKDRVNGYDDVT is encoded by the coding sequence TTGCTGAAGTCTGCCCGCAACAAGGAGAGGGACCCCGAGGGGCGGATGCCTCTCGCGGAGCACCTTCGTGAGCTCCGCAACCGGCTCGCGAAGTCCCTGCTGGCCATCGTCGCCGTCACGATCGTCGCCGCCTTCTTCTACGAGGAGATCATCAACGTCCTCACGGAGCCGATCCTCGAGTCGATCGGCTGCGAGAAGTCGTTCGCGGAGCTGGCCCGGTCGGAGGCCGGCTCGGAGCCGTGCGCGCAGATCACCCTCAACGGTCTGCTCGGTCCCTTCACCCTGGCCCTGAAGGTGTCCCTGACGGCCGGCATCGTGCTGGCCTCCCCGGTCTGGCTCTACCAGCTGTGGGCGTTCGTCGCCCCGGGCCTGCACAAGAGCGAGAAGAAGTACGCCTACGCGTTCGTCGCCACCGGCGCGCCGCTCTTCCTCATCGGTGCCTACTTCGCCTACGCGGTGCTGCCCACCTCGGCGAAGGTGCTGATCGAGTTCACGCCGAGCAACGTCGACAACCTGCTGCCGCTGGACGAGCTGCTCGACCTCGTCACCCGCATGGTGATCGTCTTCGGCCTCTCCTTCGAACTGCCCCTGCTGCTGGTCATGCTCAACCTCACCGGAGTGCTGACCGGCAAGCGGATGCTCGGCTGGTGGCGTGCCATGATCATGGGCATCACGCTGTTCGCGGCGATCGCCACGCCGAGCACCGACCCCTTGACGATGGTCATGCTGGCCGGGCCGATCTGGGTGCTGTACTTCGCCGCGGTCTCCATCTCCCTGCTGAACGACCGCCGCAGGAGCCGTCGCGAGGCCCTCGAGCCCGACGACGACGAGGCGTCCGAGCTGGACCTCACGCCCGAGGACATCGGCGAGATCGAGCCCGTGACCACCGCCCGCGCCCTGCCCGAGCAGGCCACGAAGGACCGGGTCAACGGCTACGACGACGTGACCTGA
- a CDS encoding roadblock/LC7 domain-containing protein has product MLKDLYDGVPGIEMIVVLSADGLRIARYSGDPDAADRVAAACAGLQSLAGAVAQEIPTSDGDMKMVLIEMNGGYFYLMAAGPNAYLAVLSDVRCEPGRMGLSMADLVARIGPHLTSPARRNGQTV; this is encoded by the coding sequence ATGCTCAAGGATCTCTACGACGGTGTTCCGGGCATCGAGATGATCGTGGTGCTGTCCGCCGACGGCCTGCGCATCGCCCGCTACTCCGGTGACCCGGACGCCGCCGACCGGGTCGCCGCCGCCTGCGCGGGCCTGCAGAGCCTGGCGGGCGCGGTCGCCCAGGAGATCCCGACCAGCGACGGCGACATGAAGATGGTCCTGATCGAGATGAACGGCGGCTACTTCTACCTGATGGCCGCCGGCCCCAACGCCTACCTCGCCGTCCTCTCCGACGTCCGCTGCGAGCCCGGCCGGATGGGCCTGAGCATGGCCGACCTGGTCGCCCGGATCGGACCCCACCTGACGAGTCCCGCCAGGCGCAACGGGCAGACCGTATGA